In the genome of Deinococcus deserti VCD115, one region contains:
- a CDS encoding GNAT family N-acetyltransferase yields the protein MPMTNLLDRLAQAEARAHTRYGLSGAVGQFGPLTAVYAGAALVLNSAWLGGPGVPSADELDAFEAFSRQHGEAPTIHMLSHAAPTLLPELEERGYALTSLPHLYTRNLDNLPPAPGMTICQEDDPDQWAEWSAQGFGGGLEIMRAVAQAPDTRLYTAWLDGQPAATAAMSLTDGLAALHGTSTLPAFRGRGAQTALLAWRLHQAVKADADLASVFVTPASPSERNIVRAGFVLTGFRLTFRQR from the coding sequence ATGCCCATGACTAATCTGCTCGACCGTCTGGCACAGGCTGAGGCGCGCGCCCACACACGCTACGGTCTGAGCGGTGCTGTGGGGCAGTTTGGGCCACTGACAGCCGTGTATGCCGGAGCAGCTCTGGTGCTGAATTCCGCGTGGCTCGGTGGCCCTGGTGTGCCCTCAGCTGACGAGCTGGACGCCTTTGAAGCATTCAGCCGGCAGCATGGAGAGGCACCGACCATTCATATGCTGTCGCATGCTGCCCCCACCCTGCTGCCGGAACTGGAGGAACGTGGCTATGCCCTGACGTCCCTGCCGCACCTGTATACGCGGAACCTGGACAATCTCCCTCCAGCGCCGGGCATGACCATCTGCCAGGAAGACGACCCTGACCAATGGGCCGAGTGGTCCGCCCAGGGTTTCGGCGGGGGACTGGAGATCATGCGGGCTGTGGCCCAAGCTCCGGACACCCGGCTGTACACGGCGTGGCTGGACGGTCAGCCTGCCGCAACCGCTGCCATGAGCCTGACTGACGGCCTGGCTGCCCTCCACGGCACCTCTACTCTGCCGGCGTTCCGTGGCCGAGGTGCCCAGACGGCGCTGCTCGCCTGGCGTCTGCACCAGGCTGTGAAGGCAGACGCCGACCTGGCCAGTGTATTTGTGACTCCTGCCTCGCCCAGTGAGCGCAATATCGTCCGGGCTGGCTTTGTGTTGACCGGTTTCCGGCTGACCTTCAGGCAGCGTTGA
- a CDS encoding helix-turn-helix domain-containing protein produces MPVLVKLDQVLAERRMTLSELSERVGITLANLSILKTGKARAIRFSTLDAICRVLECQPGDLLEWVEGAEESDPDSK; encoded by the coding sequence ATGCCTGTACTGGTCAAGCTTGATCAGGTCCTTGCCGAGCGCCGGATGACCCTGTCAGAACTTTCCGAACGAGTAGGAATCACCCTGGCAAACCTGAGCATTCTGAAAACCGGTAAGGCACGGGCCATTCGATTCAGTACCCTGGATGCAATATGCCGCGTCCTGGAGTGTCAGCCAGGAGACCTGCTGGAATGGGTGGAGGGCGCAGAAGAGTCGGACCCGGACTCGAAATAG
- a CDS encoding P1 family peptidase: protein MIVENTTLTAVPGFQVGHWSDPVGLTGCTVVLCPPQGAVASASFLGPSPGTREGVLLEVEKKVERVHALLLTGGSAFGLAAASGVVRVLEERGIGHETPWARVPIVPAAVIYDLGVGDAQVRPGDAEGEYAARAASSAPVQRGRVGAGTGATAGKYLGTGAVPGGLGSVCLERHGVRVGVLAVANPIGDVLDERGEVLAGPGTGPGALAFTPGDVESTTLVAVVTEHILTKSECRRLADAAQTALGRVIHPSHTFWDGDSAFMLSSGMRPAADPLLLGALVQEAVCAAVRDAVRQSRPQ, encoded by the coding sequence ATGATTGTTGAGAACACCACCCTGACCGCAGTTCCTGGCTTTCAGGTGGGGCACTGGAGCGACCCGGTCGGCTTGACCGGCTGCACAGTTGTGCTGTGCCCGCCTCAGGGCGCTGTAGCTTCCGCTTCGTTTCTGGGCCCCAGCCCTGGGACCCGCGAAGGGGTGCTTTTGGAAGTGGAGAAGAAGGTCGAACGGGTGCACGCCCTACTCCTGACTGGCGGCAGCGCCTTCGGGCTGGCGGCGGCCAGCGGTGTGGTGCGGGTTCTGGAAGAACGCGGGATTGGGCATGAGACGCCCTGGGCGCGGGTACCGATCGTACCGGCCGCTGTGATCTACGACCTGGGGGTGGGAGACGCCCAGGTCCGGCCAGGTGATGCCGAGGGCGAATACGCAGCGCGCGCCGCCTCGTCAGCTCCGGTGCAGCGTGGGCGCGTTGGAGCAGGCACTGGCGCCACGGCCGGGAAATACCTGGGAACGGGGGCAGTCCCCGGTGGTCTGGGCAGCGTGTGCCTGGAGCGTCACGGCGTCAGGGTCGGCGTTCTGGCCGTAGCGAACCCTATTGGAGACGTGCTGGACGAGAGGGGAGAGGTGCTTGCCGGTCCGGGCACAGGGCCTGGAGCCCTGGCGTTTACCCCAGGCGACGTGGAGAGCACCACCCTGGTGGCAGTAGTCACCGAGCATATCCTGACCAAAAGTGAATGCCGCCGGCTCGCTGACGCTGCTCAGACCGCTCTGGGACGCGTGATTCATCCGAGCCATACCTTCTGGGATGGAGACAGCGCTTTTATGCTCAGTAGTGGAATGCGGCCAGCAGCCGACCCGTTGCTTCTTGGGGCGCTGGTGCAGGAAGCCGTATGTGCAGCGGTGCGTGACGCGGTCCGGCAGTCGCGCCCACAGTGA
- a CDS encoding response regulator transcription factor yields MDQRILLIEDNPDITRVVQYELEQAGYRVLTAADGITGLTSAREHAPDLVVLDLGLPDFDGAEVARRLRKTSSVPIIILTAMDAVDRKVNLLEAGADDYMTKPFHPEELVARVKVQLRHQQHGEVISIGALEIHPQKRLCHYNGHEVRLSPKEFDLLTFLARQPGRVYSRQEIEREVWNGELPSNSNVVDVHMANMRAKLRDLDGYGIIRTVRGIGYALKTP; encoded by the coding sequence ATGGACCAACGCATCCTTCTTATCGAAGACAATCCGGACATCACTCGCGTCGTCCAGTACGAACTGGAACAAGCCGGTTACCGTGTCCTGACGGCCGCCGACGGCATCACTGGGTTGACGTCGGCCCGCGAACACGCTCCGGATCTGGTGGTTCTCGACCTCGGCCTGCCAGATTTCGACGGCGCGGAAGTGGCCCGTCGCCTGCGCAAGACCAGCAGCGTGCCGATCATCATCCTGACCGCCATGGACGCGGTGGACCGCAAGGTAAACCTGCTGGAGGCCGGTGCCGACGACTATATGACCAAGCCCTTCCATCCGGAGGAACTGGTCGCGCGCGTCAAGGTGCAGTTGCGTCATCAGCAGCACGGCGAAGTGATCTCCATAGGTGCGCTTGAAATTCATCCGCAAAAGCGCCTGTGCCATTACAACGGTCACGAGGTGCGCCTGTCGCCCAAGGAGTTCGACCTGCTGACCTTCCTGGCCCGCCAGCCGGGGCGCGTCTACTCCCGCCAGGAAATTGAGCGCGAAGTTTGGAACGGTGAGCTGCCCAGCAACAGCAACGTTGTGGACGTGCACATGGCCAACATGCGCGCCAAGCTGCGCGACCTTGATGGTTACGGCATCATCCGCACGGTTCGCGGCATCGGGTACGCCCTCAAGACGCCCTGA